In Rhineura floridana isolate rRhiFlo1 chromosome 1, rRhiFlo1.hap2, whole genome shotgun sequence, the following proteins share a genomic window:
- the RNF170 gene encoding E3 ubiquitin-protein ligase RNF170 isoform X6: MTCPVCLQHATFPTETNCGHLFCGSCIIAYWRCGSWLGAIHCPICRQTATLFLPLFNEEQEDAAQVLQDVSDYNRRFSGQPRSIMERIMDLPTLLRHAFREMFSVGGLFWMFRIRIFLCLLGALLYLASPLDFLPEALFGILGLLDDFFVIFLLLIYISIMYREVVTQRLNR; this comes from the exons ATGACCTGCCCAGTGTGTTTACAACATGCTACATTTCCCACTGAAACAAACTGTGGACATCTTTTCTGtg GTTCCTGCATTATTGCATACTGGAGGTGTGGCTCATGGCTAGGTGCGATACACTGCCCCATCTGCAGGCAGACG GCAACTTTATTTTTACCACTCTTCAATGAGGAACAAGAGGATGCAGCACAGGTGCTCCAGGATGTCAGTGATTACAACAGGAGATTCTCAGGACAGCCAAGATCG ATTATGGAAAGGATTATGGATTTGCCCACATTATTGCGTCATGCATTCAGAGAAATGTTTTCTGTTGGAGGTCTCTTCTGGATGTTCCGCATCAGAATATTCCTCTGTCTTCTGGGAGCTTTGTTGTATCTGGCATCACCCTTGGATTTTCTACCTGAAGCCCTGTTTGGAATTTTGGGGTTGTTAGATGATTTCTTTGTGATCTTTTTGCTGCTCATATATATATCTATCATGTACCGAGAAGTTGTAACACAGAGGCTGAATAGATGA
- the RNF170 gene encoding E3 ubiquitin-protein ligase RNF170 isoform X4, producing MQNVVDDRQHFYTDMTCPVCLQHATFPTETNCGHLFCGSCIIAYWRCGSWLGAIHCPICRQTATLFLPLFNEEQEDAAQVLQDVSDYNRRFSGQPRSIMERIMDLPTLLRHAFREMFSVGGLFWMFRIRIFLCLLGALLYLASPLDFLPEALFGILGLLDDFFVIFLLLIYISIMYREVVTQRLNR from the exons CAGAATGTAGTTGATGACAGACAACATTTCTATACTGACATGACCTGCCCAGTGTGTTTACAACATGCTACATTTCCCACTGAAACAAACTGTGGACATCTTTTCTGtg GTTCCTGCATTATTGCATACTGGAGGTGTGGCTCATGGCTAGGTGCGATACACTGCCCCATCTGCAGGCAGACG GCAACTTTATTTTTACCACTCTTCAATGAGGAACAAGAGGATGCAGCACAGGTGCTCCAGGATGTCAGTGATTACAACAGGAGATTCTCAGGACAGCCAAGATCG ATTATGGAAAGGATTATGGATTTGCCCACATTATTGCGTCATGCATTCAGAGAAATGTTTTCTGTTGGAGGTCTCTTCTGGATGTTCCGCATCAGAATATTCCTCTGTCTTCTGGGAGCTTTGTTGTATCTGGCATCACCCTTGGATTTTCTACCTGAAGCCCTGTTTGGAATTTTGGGGTTGTTAGATGATTTCTTTGTGATCTTTTTGCTGCTCATATATATATCTATCATGTACCGAGAAGTTGTAACACAGAGGCTGAATAGATGA
- the RNF170 gene encoding E3 ubiquitin-protein ligase RNF170 isoform X5, which translates to MNVVDDRQHFYTDMTCPVCLQHATFPTETNCGHLFCGSCIIAYWRCGSWLGAIHCPICRQTATLFLPLFNEEQEDAAQVLQDVSDYNRRFSGQPRSIMERIMDLPTLLRHAFREMFSVGGLFWMFRIRIFLCLLGALLYLASPLDFLPEALFGILGLLDDFFVIFLLLIYISIMYREVVTQRLNR; encoded by the exons AATGTAGTTGATGACAGACAACATTTCTATACTGACATGACCTGCCCAGTGTGTTTACAACATGCTACATTTCCCACTGAAACAAACTGTGGACATCTTTTCTGtg GTTCCTGCATTATTGCATACTGGAGGTGTGGCTCATGGCTAGGTGCGATACACTGCCCCATCTGCAGGCAGACG GCAACTTTATTTTTACCACTCTTCAATGAGGAACAAGAGGATGCAGCACAGGTGCTCCAGGATGTCAGTGATTACAACAGGAGATTCTCAGGACAGCCAAGATCG ATTATGGAAAGGATTATGGATTTGCCCACATTATTGCGTCATGCATTCAGAGAAATGTTTTCTGTTGGAGGTCTCTTCTGGATGTTCCGCATCAGAATATTCCTCTGTCTTCTGGGAGCTTTGTTGTATCTGGCATCACCCTTGGATTTTCTACCTGAAGCCCTGTTTGGAATTTTGGGGTTGTTAGATGATTTCTTTGTGATCTTTTTGCTGCTCATATATATATCTATCATGTACCGAGAAGTTGTAACACAGAGGCTGAATAGATGA